A genomic window from Pseudocitrobacter corydidari includes:
- the hcaC gene encoding 3-phenylpropionate/cinnamic acid dioxygenase ferredoxin subunit, with product MSRVFACSTTELPEGEALRLETTPVIALFHVGGEFFAINDRCSHGNASMSEGYLEDDATVECPLHAASFCLKTGKALCLPATDAIATYPVYVEGGEVFVDIPQEAS from the coding sequence ATGAGCCGTGTATTTGCCTGCTCCACCACGGAGCTGCCGGAGGGCGAAGCGCTCCGGCTGGAAACGACCCCCGTTATCGCCCTGTTTCACGTCGGCGGGGAATTCTTTGCCATCAACGACCGTTGCAGCCACGGCAACGCGTCAATGTCTGAAGGGTATCTGGAAGACGATGCCACCGTGGAGTGCCCGTTACACGCCGCCAGCTTCTGCCTGAAAACCGGTAAAGCGCTGTGTCTGCCCGCGACCGATGCTATCGCTACCTACCCGGTGTATGTGGAAGGCGGCGAAGTGTTTGTTGATATTCCGCAGGAGGCGTCATGA
- the hcaF gene encoding 3-phenylpropionate/cinnamic acid dioxygenase subunit beta has product MSNPVSLELHHRIAQFLYLEASLLDDWRFRDWLDQLDEEIVYTMRTTVNAQTRDRRKGKQPPTTWIFNDNKDQLERRIARLETGMAWAEEPPSRTRHMISNIQVSETEQPDVFAVRVNYLLYRAQKERDETFYIGTRFDKVRRLEGEQWRLLAREIVLDQAVITSHNLSVLF; this is encoded by the coding sequence ATGAGCAATCCCGTCTCTTTAGAACTGCATCATCGCATCGCCCAGTTTCTCTATCTGGAAGCGTCCCTGCTCGACGACTGGCGTTTCCGCGACTGGCTGGATCAGCTTGATGAAGAGATCGTCTACACCATGCGCACCACGGTAAACGCGCAAACCCGCGATCGCCGTAAAGGCAAACAACCGCCGACGACCTGGATCTTCAACGACAACAAAGATCAGCTTGAGCGCCGGATCGCCCGTCTGGAAACCGGCATGGCCTGGGCCGAGGAGCCACCGTCACGCACGCGCCATATGATCAGCAATATCCAGGTGAGCGAAACAGAGCAGCCGGATGTGTTTGCCGTTCGCGTGAATTATTTGCTTTATCGCGCGCAAAAAGAGCGTGATGAAACCTTTTACATCGGGACGCGCTTCGACAAAGTGCGCCGCCTGGAAGGCGAACAGTGGCGTCTGCTGGCACGTGAAATCGTGCTCGACCAGGCGGTGATCACTTCCCACAACCTGAGTGTATTGTTCTGA